The following proteins are encoded in a genomic region of Sorangiineae bacterium MSr12523:
- a CDS encoding TIGR02266 family protein, producing the protein MAMRDDASRPHSSAPPSDERRRNDRFEVIWAVDCVTDETFLYASITNISEMGIFVKTLEPLPIGTRLLLSFSPPGYEPFKLAGVVAWQNRIKLQADNPNPGMGVRFTELGIQERERLVEVIRTIAYLRGAN; encoded by the coding sequence ATGGCAATGCGCGACGACGCGTCCCGGCCCCACAGCTCTGCCCCACCTTCGGACGAGCGCCGGCGCAACGACCGTTTCGAGGTGATCTGGGCGGTGGACTGCGTGACGGACGAAACTTTTCTCTACGCGTCGATCACGAACATCAGTGAGATGGGCATTTTCGTGAAGACGTTGGAGCCGCTCCCCATTGGCACGCGTCTTCTACTTTCCTTCTCACCCCCGGGCTACGAGCCGTTCAAACTCGCCGGGGTGGTGGCGTGGCAAAATCGCATCAAGCTTCAAGCCGACAATCCGAACCCCGGAATGGGCGTGCGCTTCACGGAGCTGGGAATCCAAGAACGCGAACGGTTGGTCGAGGTCATTCGCACCATCGCCTATCTCCGCGGCGCAAACTAA
- the era gene encoding GTPase Era: MSKIHVGTVALVGRPNVGKSTLLNALLGERIAIVSHHPQTTRDRILGVLTQKDAQYVFIDTPGMHAAKTKLGARMNHEARQAAREANVVVFVTSVGVEPAPSVGRFDASLLEQLKAANVPVVLAINKVDRAADKGALFAVLEAYAKAFDFAALVPISAKKRDGLDRVLAEVKKHLPEDELLYEADTLTDRPMRFLVAEFVREQILRATREEVPHGVAVVVDRFDESGKIPKIELSVHVDREGHKKILVGKQGAVLKEIGSKARARVESLMGRQVHLALWVRVTPHWYESDRGLMEMGYIGETDGSKDSR; this comes from the coding sequence ATGTCGAAGATTCATGTCGGGACCGTAGCCCTGGTGGGCCGGCCCAATGTTGGAAAGAGCACCCTGCTCAATGCGCTCCTCGGCGAGCGCATTGCGATCGTCAGCCACCACCCGCAGACGACCCGCGATCGTATTCTCGGTGTCCTCACGCAGAAGGACGCGCAGTACGTCTTCATCGATACGCCCGGCATGCACGCCGCCAAGACGAAACTTGGCGCCCGCATGAACCACGAAGCGCGCCAGGCGGCGCGCGAAGCCAACGTGGTGGTCTTCGTGACCTCCGTCGGCGTGGAGCCGGCACCGTCGGTGGGGCGGTTCGATGCGTCGCTGCTCGAGCAATTGAAGGCCGCGAACGTGCCGGTCGTGCTCGCGATCAACAAGGTGGATCGCGCGGCGGACAAGGGCGCGCTGTTTGCGGTGCTGGAAGCGTATGCGAAGGCCTTCGACTTCGCGGCCTTGGTGCCCATCAGCGCCAAAAAACGCGACGGGCTCGATCGGGTGCTCGCCGAGGTGAAGAAGCACCTCCCCGAGGACGAGCTGCTCTACGAAGCGGACACGCTCACCGATAGGCCGATGCGCTTTTTGGTGGCGGAGTTCGTGCGCGAGCAGATCCTGCGCGCGACGCGCGAAGAGGTCCCGCACGGGGTCGCGGTGGTCGTGGACCGCTTCGACGAGTCGGGCAAGATTCCCAAAATCGAGCTGTCGGTGCACGTCGACCGCGAGGGGCACAAAAAGATCCTCGTGGGAAAACAAGGCGCCGTGCTCAAGGAAATCGGCTCCAAGGCCCGGGCACGGGTCGAGAGCTTGATGGGCAGACAGGTGCACCTCGCCCTCTGGGTTCGGGTGACACCGCATTGGTACGAGTCCGATCGCGGACTGATGGAAATGGGCTACATCGGTGAAACCGACGGCTCGAAGGATTCCCGATGA
- the der gene encoding ribosome biogenesis GTPase Der: MTKHRKSTEGPKATAGGGKSKLPAGLSGLPIVAIVGRPNVGKSTLFNRLARRRIAIVHDEPGVTRDRHYADTSAYGRPYTLIDTGGFDPEDEDPMKAGIAHHVKLAIDEADVIIFLTDATTSLTSADRAAIRLLRVAKKPVFFAANKADSAKVDAEAFELYREGVETVYPVSSLHGRGIGDLEAAVVDAFPPEEETEAPEDDGITRVAIVGRPNAGKSSLVNRVLGEERMLVSDEPGTTRDAIDALVERGDKRYVLIDTAGIRRKGKVAKAESTVEAVSVLHAIRSIERAQVAVLLCDSSEGVAEQDAKILGLAEERSRAIIIALNKSDLVSSKKDMDAIETRAREKLSFAPYAPAVRISAMKGRGLNELFATIDRVKEGFTKRVSTGELNRFFAQVLETRPPPTSGGKAPRLYYITQAETSPPTFVCITNAPDAVHFSYRRFVINQLRKHFGFEGVPIRVFYKAKRRRTRPGEEATE; the protein is encoded by the coding sequence ATGACGAAGCATCGCAAATCGACCGAGGGGCCGAAGGCCACCGCGGGCGGCGGCAAGAGTAAACTCCCGGCGGGCCTTTCCGGCCTGCCCATCGTGGCCATCGTCGGCCGGCCCAACGTGGGCAAATCGACCTTGTTCAATCGGCTCGCACGGCGGCGCATCGCCATCGTGCACGACGAGCCGGGCGTCACGCGCGATCGGCACTACGCGGATACGTCGGCGTACGGGCGCCCCTACACCTTGATCGACACCGGCGGATTCGATCCCGAGGACGAGGATCCGATGAAGGCCGGCATCGCGCACCACGTGAAGCTCGCCATCGACGAGGCGGACGTCATCATCTTCCTCACGGATGCGACCACGTCGCTCACCAGCGCGGATCGCGCGGCGATTCGGCTGCTCCGCGTGGCGAAGAAGCCGGTGTTCTTCGCGGCCAACAAGGCCGACTCGGCCAAGGTCGACGCGGAAGCCTTCGAGCTGTACCGCGAGGGCGTCGAGACCGTGTACCCGGTGAGCTCGTTGCACGGGCGCGGCATCGGCGACCTGGAAGCCGCCGTGGTGGACGCCTTTCCGCCCGAAGAAGAGACCGAGGCCCCCGAGGACGACGGCATCACGCGCGTGGCCATCGTGGGGCGACCCAACGCCGGGAAATCGAGCCTGGTGAACCGTGTGCTGGGCGAAGAGCGCATGCTGGTGAGCGACGAGCCAGGTACGACGCGCGATGCCATCGATGCGCTCGTCGAGCGCGGCGACAAGCGCTACGTGCTCATCGACACCGCGGGCATCCGTCGCAAGGGCAAGGTCGCGAAGGCCGAGAGCACGGTCGAGGCGGTGAGCGTGCTTCACGCCATCCGGAGCATCGAGCGCGCGCAGGTCGCGGTTCTTTTGTGCGACTCCTCCGAGGGCGTGGCCGAGCAGGATGCGAAGATCCTGGGCCTCGCGGAAGAGCGTTCGCGCGCCATCATCATCGCGCTGAACAAGAGCGACCTGGTGTCCTCGAAGAAGGACATGGATGCCATCGAGACGCGGGCGCGCGAGAAGCTGTCCTTCGCGCCCTACGCCCCCGCGGTGCGCATCAGCGCGATGAAGGGGCGCGGGCTGAACGAGCTGTTTGCGACGATCGACCGCGTGAAGGAAGGCTTCACCAAGCGCGTCTCCACGGGCGAGCTGAATCGCTTCTTCGCCCAGGTGCTCGAGACGCGGCCGCCGCCGACCAGCGGCGGCAAGGCGCCGCGGCTCTATTACATTACGCAAGCCGAAACGTCGCCGCCCACGTTCGTCTGCATCACGAATGCGCCGGATGCCGTGCACTTTTCGTATCGGCGCTTCGTGATCAACCAACTGCGGAAACACTTCGGATTCGAGGGTGTTCCGATCCGTGTATTCTAC
- a CDS encoding glycosyltransferase family 39 protein, translating into MSEESDDKLALESKTAEKTEEKREPAPEKAPFRFPPWTATALAVAIPVLVLLLLPPLSKSGLWDPYELNIADLGRRLALNLFHADALALSGADNSLPHLNDLGRPELPFTSIALGFKLFKLHEWSGRLPLALWGVGGALALYAAVARLVDRRAGLYSVLALVTMPLYFVQARSMLGDIVTMSGISMAFSGLSVAIFDRRRESGAGVRYAFLALGLLGLVVGYYSRGALFGLAVPLAAVGIAWFVVVAAGRRDTLDSLSDTIAVLGLALAAYAIVAAVRAIDKGDTKNLSPAIGAMLRTPSRYPTFDLMIGHLGHALAPWSAFIPFAIGRLFIAPPRASETGDTAEKSDKEALDRESIFRVAILVGAAVAFTVHGFIVAKTDLVAFCAPAILAAACGIAIRDFERGAHASVALGVGTAVFLGVFHHDFHELPDKAYQAFAVVGASFPETFKDHALALWTVALVGFAGIAFLSWCERTDRDVKRRPFDVDNYLHIANSLRDAWDGLLALVYFALVAGASLAGLLIWVATRFHLKMLTSISMQMREGALNAWWVTALVPLVAIFGVFFATDVWLWMFGSGKPLTVGSLTRGFEPFEELFGALKREEDRTRRVGYLVILLPLMVLAVPLGVFGVLMSRHANPLVALAFAVPSGIAMFLALGFLGELLQGRRAAGFVALGTALGVVLSGAYYPALANQLSPKEVFESYERTHKNGEPLALFGVGGRTAAYYAGGEPPSFSDAHGAYQWLMGGGEGRRFVAMKADELARLNQMYRERVSPRQNLPVLDARSSQILLVASRLQGSEKNQNPLDKILLGAPPSPQHPLDVNMDDKLQVLGFDLTDKNGDAVKSVAPGRKYRMRTYYKVLAPVTTEWEAFIHIDGYRRRHNGDHKPVEGKYPFSLWLRDDLVVDDYEFSLEPNFSPGTYTIYFGLFVGDTRLKIKSGPSDGDNRINGGPLLVQ; encoded by the coding sequence ATGAGCGAAGAATCCGACGACAAGCTTGCTTTGGAATCGAAAACGGCCGAAAAAACCGAGGAGAAACGGGAGCCTGCGCCCGAAAAGGCGCCATTCCGATTCCCGCCCTGGACCGCGACGGCCCTGGCGGTGGCCATTCCCGTCCTCGTCTTGCTCCTCCTCCCGCCGCTTTCCAAGAGCGGGCTCTGGGACCCGTACGAGCTCAACATCGCGGACTTGGGCCGCCGGCTGGCGCTCAATCTGTTCCACGCGGACGCCCTGGCGCTCTCCGGCGCGGACAATTCGCTGCCGCACTTGAACGACCTGGGGCGGCCCGAGCTGCCGTTCACGTCGATTGCGCTCGGGTTCAAGCTTTTCAAGCTGCACGAGTGGTCGGGCCGCCTGCCCCTGGCGCTTTGGGGCGTTGGCGGGGCCCTCGCCCTGTACGCCGCCGTCGCGCGCCTGGTGGACCGGCGCGCGGGCCTTTATTCGGTGCTCGCCCTGGTGACGATGCCGCTCTACTTCGTGCAGGCCCGCTCGATGCTGGGCGACATCGTCACGATGAGCGGCATCTCCATGGCCTTTTCGGGGCTGTCCGTCGCTATTTTCGATCGCCGCCGGGAATCGGGCGCCGGCGTCCGCTACGCGTTTCTCGCGCTCGGTCTGCTGGGGCTCGTGGTCGGCTACTACAGCCGCGGTGCGCTTTTTGGGCTCGCCGTGCCGCTCGCCGCCGTGGGCATTGCATGGTTCGTCGTCGTCGCGGCCGGCCGCCGCGATACCTTGGACTCGCTCTCCGACACGATTGCCGTTCTCGGGCTGGCCCTGGCTGCCTACGCCATCGTGGCGGCCGTTCGGGCCATCGACAAGGGCGACACGAAGAATCTGAGCCCCGCCATCGGCGCGATGCTCCGCACGCCGAGCCGTTACCCCACGTTCGACTTGATGATCGGCCACCTCGGGCACGCGCTCGCACCGTGGAGCGCCTTCATTCCGTTTGCGATCGGCCGTCTCTTCATCGCGCCGCCGCGTGCAAGCGAGACAGGCGACACAGCTGAAAAAAGCGACAAGGAAGCGCTCGATCGCGAGAGCATTTTTCGCGTCGCCATCCTCGTCGGCGCCGCCGTGGCCTTCACCGTGCACGGCTTCATCGTCGCCAAGACGGACCTCGTGGCCTTCTGCGCGCCCGCCATTTTGGCGGCGGCTTGCGGCATCGCCATCCGCGACTTCGAGCGCGGCGCACACGCGTCGGTCGCCTTGGGCGTGGGCACGGCCGTGTTTCTCGGCGTCTTCCACCACGACTTCCACGAGCTCCCGGACAAGGCCTACCAAGCCTTCGCCGTCGTTGGAGCGAGCTTCCCCGAGACCTTCAAAGACCACGCGCTCGCGCTGTGGACCGTCGCCCTCGTGGGCTTTGCCGGCATCGCCTTTCTATCGTGGTGCGAGCGCACCGATCGCGACGTGAAACGCCGCCCGTTCGACGTCGACAATTACCTCCACATCGCCAATTCGCTGCGCGATGCATGGGATGGCCTCCTCGCCCTCGTCTACTTCGCCCTCGTGGCCGGTGCCTCGCTCGCGGGGCTCCTCATCTGGGTGGCCACGCGCTTTCACTTGAAGATGCTCACCTCCATCTCGATGCAGATGCGCGAGGGGGCACTCAATGCGTGGTGGGTTACCGCCCTCGTTCCGCTCGTGGCCATCTTCGGCGTCTTCTTCGCGACGGACGTGTGGCTCTGGATGTTCGGCTCCGGCAAACCCCTCACCGTGGGTTCACTGACCCGCGGCTTCGAGCCCTTCGAGGAGTTGTTCGGCGCCCTCAAGCGGGAAGAGGATCGCACGCGCAGGGTCGGCTACCTGGTCATCCTTCTTCCGCTGATGGTGCTCGCCGTGCCGCTCGGGGTGTTCGGCGTTCTGATGTCGCGCCACGCGAACCCGCTGGTGGCCTTGGCCTTCGCCGTGCCGTCGGGCATCGCGATGTTCCTCGCCCTCGGTTTCCTCGGCGAGCTTCTTCAGGGACGCCGCGCGGCGGGCTTCGTTGCGCTGGGCACCGCCCTCGGCGTGGTTCTCTCGGGCGCGTACTACCCGGCGCTCGCAAACCAGCTGTCGCCGAAGGAAGTGTTCGAAAGCTACGAGCGCACGCACAAGAACGGAGAGCCGCTGGCCCTCTTCGGCGTGGGCGGTCGCACGGCCGCGTACTACGCGGGAGGGGAGCCTCCTTCGTTCTCGGATGCCCATGGCGCTTACCAATGGCTGATGGGCGGGGGCGAAGGTCGCCGCTTCGTGGCCATGAAGGCCGACGAGCTGGCGCGCCTCAATCAAATGTACCGCGAGCGCGTGAGCCCGCGACAGAACCTCCCCGTGCTCGATGCTCGCTCGAGTCAGATTCTCCTCGTGGCGTCGCGCCTTCAAGGTTCGGAGAAGAATCAGAATCCGCTCGACAAGATTCTGCTCGGCGCACCGCCATCCCCGCAGCATCCACTCGACGTGAACATGGATGACAAACTCCAGGTTCTCGGATTCGACCTCACCGACAAGAATGGCGACGCCGTCAAATCCGTCGCTCCGGGTCGCAAATATCGGATGAGGACGTATTACAAAGTGCTGGCGCCCGTCACCACCGAATGGGAAGCCTTCATTCATATCGACGGATATCGCCGCCGCCACAACGGCGATCACAAGCCGGTGGAGGGCAAGTATCCATTCTCCCTCTGGCTGCGCGACGATCTCGTCGTGGACGATTACGAGTTCTCGCTCGAACCGAATTTCTCGCCGGGCACGTATACAATCTATTTCGGCCTATTCGTCGGCGATACCAGACTCAAGATCAAGAGCGGTCCGAGCGACGGAGACAATCGCATCAACGGTGGACCGCTGCTCGTCCAATAG